CACCATGACCTTCGGGAGAAAGTCGACGGTGTATTCGCTGCCGCGGTAGATTTCGGTATGGCCTTTCTGGCGTCCGAAACCTTTGACCTCGGTGACGGTCATGCCTTCGATGCCGATTTCGGAGAGAGCTTCTTTAACTTCCTCCAGCTTGAAGGGCTTGATAATCGCTTTAATGAGCTTCATGGCAATTTTCCTTTTCTGTTAGCATTCAGATAGGTTACGTGGAATCAAGGTAAATTCCACCCGATTAACCCTTCGTGGCGGGAGCGAAGTCCGGATAGGATTCCTGACCGTGCTCGCCGATGTCGAGGCCTTCGCTCTCTTCTTCTTCGCTCACGCGGACGCCCATGATGGCCTTGACGATGCCGAAGATGATGAAGGAGCAAATGAATGCAAAGGCGGAAATGGCCACCGTACCGATGAGCTGCGACATGAAGAAGCCGCCGCCCCAGATACCAACGGCGATCGTGCCGAAGTTACCGCAGATGCCGTGGACGGAGATAGCACCAACCGGGTCGTCGATCTTGATCTTGTCGAAGAACAGAACGGCGATCACGACGATGACACCAGCGATGACGCCGACGAGAACGGCAGACCACGGCGGGATCGTGTCAGCACCAGCGGTGATACCGACGAGACCGGCGAGGATACCGTTGAGGCCCATGGAGAGGTCCGGCTTCTTGAGCAGGATCCAGGAGGTGAACATGGCACCGAGGCCACCAGCACAACCGGCGAGCGTGGTCGTCACGAAGACGAAGGACACGAGCTGCGGGTCAGCGCTGAGCACGGAACCACCGTTAAACCCGAACCAGCCGAAGAACAGCATGAACACACCGATGGCAGCCAGCGGCATGGAGTGGCCGAGGATCGGCTTGACCTTACCGTTGACGTACTTGCCCTTACGAGCGCCCAGCAGGATAACAGCAGCCAAGGCAGCGTAACCACCGAAGGCGTGCACCAGCGAGGAACCGGCGAAGTCCATGAATTCCTTTTCACCGCCGCTGAAGTTGTTCAGCCAGCCGCCGCCCCATTCCCAGGAGCCCGTGATCGGGTAGATGAAGCACACCAGGATCGTGGCGTAGACCATGAAGCTGGAGAGCTTGATGCGCTCGGCCACGGCACCGGAGACGATGGTCGCAGCGGTAGCGGCGAACATGGCCTGGAAGATGAAGTCGGCCCAGTAGGTGTAGTCAGCGTAGGCGCTGGTCATGTTGCCGAAGATGTCTTCATCGGCGAACATGCTCGGGATCGGGCTGCCAGCGGCGAAGAAGCCGTTGAAGTCGCCCGGGTACATCGCGTTGAAGCCCCACAGAGCATACACGATGACGCCCATGCAGACGATGAACACGTTCTTGAACAGAATGTTCACCGTGTTCTTGCTCTGGGTCAGACCGGTCTCCACGCAGGAGAAGCCGAGGTGCATGATGAAGACCAGCGCGGCGGAAATGAGGATCCACAGGTTGCTGACCGTGAAGTAGGCTGAAGCGGGGGTGCTCATGAAACCTTCGTAGGTTTCAAGGGCGGCGCCCTCGGTCAGTTTATCGACTTCCTGTGCCATGGAGGTGGAGCTGGCGATAAAGGCCAGGCCGAGTCCAAGCAGCAGAAACTTCCAGAATCTGAGTTTAGTTATCATGATATTGTTTAGGGTTTGTTTGAAATCAGAGCGTTTCTGGTTTCACGTTTGAGTTTAGGCGTAGGCGATATAGCAGCGTGCGTGCCAACACGCGCTCTCCACGGGGTAACGCCTAAAAAATGATCCCGATGTGCACCAATTTTACACAGCTTACTTTTTGTGCAAATGCGGTAAGTTGCTCGCTTTAAGCTCTTTTCGCATTCTGTCTTTTTCGCTCTGAGCGCCGGATAAAATTACGTTAAAAACGAAATCGGCGTCGAAAACAGGGCCTGAAACACTCCCTGCGAGAGGGGCCGGATATCGGTGTAATCGGGCACAAAAAAGCCCCGCTACAGCTTTTGCCGTGCGGGGCTTTGGATAAAAATGAAGAGTCCTTTAGCTCTACTGTCGCCTGAGGCTTAATCTTTGTAGGGCCGGAGCTTACTCGGGCAGGTCAACCGAAGCGACATGCACATCGCGGAGCTGCTTGGGCTGGACCGGACCGGGGACGGAGGCCATCAGGTCCTGCCCCTTCTGGGTCTTCGGGAAGGCGATGACGTCGCGGATGCTCTTGGTCTTGCCGAGGATCGCGCACATGCGGTCGAGGCCCAGGGCGATCCCGCCGTGCGGAGGGGCGCCGAAGTTGAAGGCCTTGAGCATGTACCCGAAGCGGCTTTCGACGATTTCCTCGCTCATGCCGAGCACGTCGCGCAGGACCTTGTTCTGAAGCTCGGGCTGGTGGATACGGATCGAGCCGCCGCCGAGTTCGGAGCCGTTGAGGACTACGTCGTAGGCCTGCGAGCGGATGTTCTTCGGGTCAGTATCGAGCTTTTCGATGTCTTCCGGAACGGGTGCGGTAAAGGGGTGGTGCGAGGCCACGTAGCGACCGGCTTCCTCATCAAAGAGCATGAGCGGGAAGTCCACGACCCAGAGGAAGTTGTACTGGTCGGAGGAAATCTCCATCTTGCCGCGCTTGACGAGCAGCTGGGCGGCCTCCAGGCGGATACGCCCGAGAATGGCGCAGGCCTGCTCCCAGCCGGTGGCTGCGAAGAAGATCAAGTCGCCGTCTTCGATGTTGAGGCGCTCGCGCAGGGCTTTGAGCTCTTCCTCAGAGATAAACTTGAGGATCGGGGAGCGCCAGTTGGCCGGGTCATCGCCGCGCACGACGATGTAGGCCAGGCCCTTGGCACCGAGGGTCTTGGCAATGTCTTCGAGGTTCTTTACCTCGCCCTGGGTGATGTCACCGAGGCCCTTGGCGTTAAAGGCCTTGAGGCAGCCGCCCTTGTCGATGGCACCCTTGAAGACCTTGAAGGAGGAGTTGGAAAACTCTTCGGTAAAGTCCTGGATTTCGAGCTCGAAGCGCGTGTCCGGCTTGTCGGAGCCGTAGCGGTTCATGGCGTCCGGGTAGGGCAGGCGCGGGAAAGGTGTGGGGATGTCGACATTGAGCACGTCCTTCCAGACCTTTTTGAGCATACCCTCGATCAGCCCGTACATGTCGTCGCGCTCGATGAAGGACATCTCCATGTCGATCTGGGTGAACTCCGGCTGGCGGTCAGCGCGCAGGTCCTCGTCGCGGAAGCAGCGGGCGATGCTGTAGTAGCGCTCGACACCGGCCACCATGAGCATCTGCTTGTACTGCTGGGGGGACTGGCTGAGGGCGTAGAAGTCACCGGGGTTGAGGCGGCTGGGCACGAGAAACTCGCGCGCGCCCTCGGGGGTGCTCTTGAAAAGGATGGGCACCTCGATGTCGAGGAAGCCGTTTTCGTCGAGATAGTCGCGAACGCTCTTGGAGGCCTTGCTGCGCAGCTTGAGCAGGTTGAGCATCTTCTGGCGGCGCAAGTCCAGGTAGCGGTAGGTCAGGCGCAGGTCTTCGTTAACCTTCTCGGCCTTCTCTTCCTCCAGCGGGAAGGGCAGCGTATCGCAGGCGTTGTGCACGAGCAGCGAGTCGGCGTAGACCTCGATCTCGCCGGTGGCCATCTTGGCGTTGACGGTCTCGGCGGAGCGGGCGCGGACCTTACCGGTGATCTGGATCACGGACTCGTCCTTGAGGTGCCCGGCGCGCTCGTGGATCTCCGGGAAGTCCGGGTCGAACACGACCTGGGTCATGCCCTCGCGGTCGCGCAGGTCCACGAAAAGGACGCCGCCGTGGTCGCGGACGGATTCAACCCAGCCGATCAAGGTCACGGCTGAGTCCACATCGGGCTTGGAAAGCTGGCTGCAGGTGTGCGTACGTTTCATGGCAGAAAAGCCACAGAGTCACGCAAAACCTGTCCCGTGAGGCAAGCGCGGAATTACGGAGGTGAAGGCAGGTGCCGGCCATGCGATCTTATCGGGCTTGAGTGAAGGCTCCCGGTATCCGGTTGTCGGAGTGCTCTGTTGGGGATATTCGAGAAAAGAGCTCGAAGGGTGTAACGTTATTTTGAAGAGCTTAATGGGGGCTGTTATCTATTGATAATACAGTTAGTTTTTGTAAGAATGGATTCTTACCCTAAACCCCAGCCAACGAGATTATGAACATCTTTACTGCGCTCGCAAGAGCCCTGTCATCTGCGCCGAAGCCCCTTCTGGCCCTGTGTGCCCTCGGCTCCCTCCTTGCTGTGCCCGCTGCTGACGCGGCGATCTCCATTACCTTCACCTATGATTCCACTGCCGGGACGATCGTGATCGCCTCTGCGGGCTCGGCCCCGACCTCGACTACGGGGGGCGGCTCCGTCCTGGGCGATACGAGCGACGTTTTTTCAGGAGGGCTCTGGATCGATATTACGGGAGTCGTTATTGCCTCCAAAGAGGACAATATTCAGGCGGACGGCCCATGGCATACCGGTTCGGCGCTCTATCTCTACTCGGAATCCACGCAGAGTGAGTTGTCGATCGATCTGTATTTATACCTGAGCTCGTGGGAGGACGCGGGGCTGGCTGTGGCGACCTCGACGGGCACAGACCTGATTTTGTCCTATGGCAGGACCGGGGATGCCGCTGATTTCCTGGTGAGGCACGACTCTGGCAGCGACAGCCTGACGCCTTGGGGTGACGGCACGATGACGCTGACGGAGACGACCGAGGGCGCGTTGGCTTCGCTCTGGGCTAACTTGTCAACGGTGGTCGGCGATGGGCTATATTACGCCACGGCCTCAGATGCCGAACACCTTATCGACGTCACCCTCGTGGACTCTAATGTCCCCGAGCCGAGCACCTATGCAGCGATCCTCGGCGGTGCCTGCCTCCTGGTGATCGGTCTCAAGCGGGTGCGCCGTCGGTAGGCGTTACGCCTCCGGCAGCAGCTTCGGGATCATTTCGTTGCGATAGCGGAAGATGGTCTCGACCTGGCGCTTGATGAACGGGTAGGCGAGGTCGCCCAAGGGGGTGAGGGGCAGCACATAGGTGACGTCGTCGAGGATGCGGGTGCGGCCGCTGTCGATCTCCTCGAAGCGGTGGCGATGGACCCAGCTGCGGTATGGGCCTTTGAGCTGCTCATCGACAAACTCATGTGGCGGGTCCCAGACCGGGATGTGGGTGCGCCAGCGCATGGGCAGGCCGGAGATCTTTATGCGGTAGTCGATCAGCGTGCCGACCTTCATCTTGATCGGCAGCGGCGTGAGTATCTCGAACCCGAGACTCGGCGGGGTGATGCGCTGGAGGTTCTCAGCCTTGGAGAAAAAGTCGAACACCTCCCCGATAGGCAGGGGCAGCTCCAGCTCGGCATGCAGATGGTGACGCATGCGAAGAATTATAGCCGCGCCGGCCCTTAAAATAAAGCGCTGCGGGCGGATTGTTGGTCTGAGGTGAAATTCATCCTTTTCGTGTGAGGGACGGCTTCTTACAATCGGACTTATGAAACTGACCTACTTTGGACATTCCGCCTGTTTGCTTGAAACCGAAGAGCACAAGCTGCTGTTCGACCCCTTCCTCTCCGACAACCCCCTCTGCCCCGTCAAGCCCGAGGACATCAAGTGCGACTACATCCTGCTGACGCACGGGCACGCTGACCACTACGGCGACACCGAGACGATTTCCAAGGCCAACGATGCGCCCGTCATCGCCACCTATGAGCTGGCCTCCTACTGCGGGCACAAGGGCCTGCGCACCGTTGCGATGAACCTCGGAGGTCCGTCGGCATTTCCCTTTGGCCATGTCAAGCTGACCACGGCGCACCACAGCTCCAGCTATCCGGGGCCGGACGGCCTGCCCATCTACATGGGGGAGCCGGCAGGCATCCTCGTCATGTCGCAGGGGCAGACCTTTTACCATGCTGGCGACACGGCGCTGACCATGGATATGAAGCTGACCGGCGAGCAGCACGATATCGACCTGGCAATGGTGCCCATCGGTGGGCATTTCACCATGGGGCCCTTCGAGGCGGTCAAGGCCGTGTCATTCTTAAAGGCCAAGCGTGTCGTGCCCTGCCACTACAATACCTTCCCGCCGATTGAGATCGATCCGATGTCGTTCGTCTCGAAGCTCTCGGGAGCCGAGGACATCGTCTGCGAAGGCCATGTGCTGGCCCCCGGCGAGTCGATGAGCTTCTAGGGGCGAGCGGCACATTTAACGTGTCCTGCGGGCGGAAACCGTTGGCACGCTACAGCATTGCATAAAAAAGCAGCGCGCTTGGACAAGCGCGCTGCTTTTTTATCCGTAAACTGCTAAGGTAAAGATCCTCAATGTCTATCGTCGCCCGCGTCCGCGGATGATTGCATATCCGATGGCAACCAAGCCGAGGCCAAAGGCGTAGGTTGAGGTCTCGGGGACCTGGACGGCTTCAAAGCTGACGGTATTGTTTCCACTCTGTGAGGTGTAGGTGTCGGTTTGGCCAAGGCTCAGTCCGAGGTCGGCCAGAGTGGTTTCTTCAAAAGTCAGGCTGCCATTAATATCGTCGCCGCTCACATAGCCCGAGGGGGCGTAGAGACGTTCGCTATCGAAGGCGAGGAAGTCGCC
This genomic interval from Ruficoccus sp. ZRK36 contains the following:
- the amt gene encoding ammonium transporter, with product MSTPASAYFTVSNLWILISAALVFIMHLGFSCVETGLTQSKNTVNILFKNVFIVCMGVIVYALWGFNAMYPGDFNGFFAAGSPIPSMFADEDIFGNMTSAYADYTYWADFIFQAMFAATAATIVSGAVAERIKLSSFMVYATILVCFIYPITGSWEWGGGWLNNFSGGEKEFMDFAGSSLVHAFGGYAALAAVILLGARKGKYVNGKVKPILGHSMPLAAIGVFMLFFGWFGFNGGSVLSADPQLVSFVFVTTTLAGCAGGLGAMFTSWILLKKPDLSMGLNGILAGLVGITAGADTIPPWSAVLVGVIAGVIVVIAVLFFDKIKIDDPVGAISVHGICGNFGTIAVGIWGGGFFMSQLIGTVAISAFAFICSFIIFGIVKAIMGVRVSEEEESEGLDIGEHGQESYPDFAPATKG
- a CDS encoding SRPBCC family protein — its product is MRHHLHAELELPLPIGEVFDFFSKAENLQRITPPSLGFEILTPLPIKMKVGTLIDYRIKISGLPMRWRTHIPVWDPPHEFVDEQLKGPYRSWVHRHRFEEIDSGRTRILDDVTYVLPLTPLGDLAYPFIKRQVETIFRYRNEMIPKLLPEA
- the aspS gene encoding aspartate--tRNA ligase, with protein sequence MKRTHTCSQLSKPDVDSAVTLIGWVESVRDHGGVLFVDLRDREGMTQVVFDPDFPEIHERAGHLKDESVIQITGKVRARSAETVNAKMATGEIEVYADSLLVHNACDTLPFPLEEEKAEKVNEDLRLTYRYLDLRRQKMLNLLKLRSKASKSVRDYLDENGFLDIEVPILFKSTPEGAREFLVPSRLNPGDFYALSQSPQQYKQMLMVAGVERYYSIARCFRDEDLRADRQPEFTQIDMEMSFIERDDMYGLIEGMLKKVWKDVLNVDIPTPFPRLPYPDAMNRYGSDKPDTRFELEIQDFTEEFSNSSFKVFKGAIDKGGCLKAFNAKGLGDITQGEVKNLEDIAKTLGAKGLAYIVVRGDDPANWRSPILKFISEEELKALRERLNIEDGDLIFFAATGWEQACAILGRIRLEAAQLLVKRGKMEISSDQYNFLWVVDFPLMLFDEEAGRYVASHHPFTAPVPEDIEKLDTDPKNIRSQAYDVVLNGSELGGGSIRIHQPELQNKVLRDVLGMSEEIVESRFGYMLKAFNFGAPPHGGIALGLDRMCAILGKTKSIRDVIAFPKTQKGQDLMASVPGPVQPKQLRDVHVASVDLPE
- a CDS encoding P-II family nitrogen regulator, producing the protein MKLIKAIIKPFKLEEVKEALSEIGIEGMTVTEVKGFGRQKGHTEIYRGSEYTVDFLPKVMVDIAVSDDVVAKTVEAVSKAAKTGKIGDGKIFVLPLDEVIRIRTDEKGDGAI
- a CDS encoding metal-dependent hydrolase, producing the protein MKLTYFGHSACLLETEEHKLLFDPFLSDNPLCPVKPEDIKCDYILLTHGHADHYGDTETISKANDAPVIATYELASYCGHKGLRTVAMNLGGPSAFPFGHVKLTTAHHSSSYPGPDGLPIYMGEPAGILVMSQGQTFYHAGDTALTMDMKLTGEQHDIDLAMVPIGGHFTMGPFEAVKAVSFLKAKRVVPCHYNTFPPIEIDPMSFVSKLSGAEDIVCEGHVLAPGESMSF
- a CDS encoding PEP-CTERM sorting domain-containing protein (PEP-CTERM proteins occur, often in large numbers, in the proteomes of bacteria that also encode an exosortase, a predicted intramembrane cysteine proteinase. The presence of a PEP-CTERM domain at a protein's C-terminus predicts cleavage within the sorting domain, followed by covalent anchoring to some some component of the (usually Gram-negative) cell surface. Many PEP-CTERM proteins exhibit an unusual sequence composition that includes large numbers of potential glycosylation sites. Expression of one such protein has been shown restore the ability of a bacterium to form floc, a type of biofilm.); its protein translation is MNIFTALARALSSAPKPLLALCALGSLLAVPAADAAISITFTYDSTAGTIVIASAGSAPTSTTGGGSVLGDTSDVFSGGLWIDITGVVIASKEDNIQADGPWHTGSALYLYSESTQSELSIDLYLYLSSWEDAGLAVATSTGTDLILSYGRTGDAADFLVRHDSGSDSLTPWGDGTMTLTETTEGALASLWANLSTVVGDGLYYATASDAEHLIDVTLVDSNVPEPSTYAAILGGACLLVIGLKRVRRR